A region from the Triticum urartu cultivar G1812 chromosome 1, Tu2.1, whole genome shotgun sequence genome encodes:
- the LOC125531380 gene encoding calcium-dependent protein kinase 15-like translates to MGGRASRQRSDHPPPPPQPSHPKQPNWPRPRHRRPPQTPSPPPPPQHPQPPPQPQPPLPPDIGRVLGRPMEDVRATYTFGRELGRGQFGVTYLATHKSTGARYACKSIAARKLARADDVEDARREVQIMHHLTGHRSIVELRGAYEDRHSVNLVMELCEGGELFDRIIARGHYSERAAATLCREVVSVVHSCHSMGVMHRDLKPENFLFLNKREDSPLKATDFGLSVFFKPGEQFRDLVGSAYYVAPEVLKRRYGAEADIWSAGVILYILLSGVPPFWAENEEGIFDAVLKGHIDFSSDPWPSISNGAKDLVKRMLRQDPKERLTAAEILNHPWIREDGEAPDKPLDITVISRMKQFRAMNKLKKVALKIVAESLSEEEIVGLREMFKSLDTDNSGTITLDELRAGLPKLGTKITESEIRQLMEAADVDGNGTIDYVEFISATMHMNRLEKEDHIFKAFEYFDKDHSGYITVDELEEALKKYDMGDEATIKDIIAEVDTDHDGKINYQEFVAMMKNNSPEIVPNRRRLF, encoded by the exons ATGGGCGGCCGCGCCTCCCGCCAGCGCTCCGACCACCCTCCTCCTCCCCCGCAGCCCTCCCACCCCAAGCAGCCCAACTGGCCCcgcccccgccaccgccgcccgccccAAACCCCGtctcccccaccccctccccaGCACCCCCAACCCCCACCCCAGCCCCAGCCCCCGCTCCCCCCGGACATCGGCCGGGTCCTGGGCCGGCCGATGGAGGACGTCCGCGCCACCTACACCTTCGGCCGGGAGCTGGGCCGGGGCCAGTTCGGCGTCACCTACCTCGCCACCCACAAGTCCACCGGCGCGCGCTACGCCTGCAAGTCCATCGCGGCGCGGAAGCTGGCCCGCGCCGACGACGTGGAGGACGCGCGGCGGGAGGTGCAGATCATGCACCACCTCACGGGCCACCGCAGCATCGTCGAGCTGCGCGGCGCCTACGAGGACCGCCACTCCGTCAACCTCGTCATGGAGCTCTGCGAGGGCGGCGAGCTCTTCGACCGCATCATCGCCCGCGGCCACTACTCCGAGCGCGCCGCCGCCACGCTCTGCCGGGAGGTCGTCAGTGTTGTGCATAGCTGCCACTCCATGGGGGTCATGCACCGCGACCTCAAGCCCGAGAACTTCTTGTTTTTGAATAAGAGGGAGGACTCCCCGCTCAAGGCCACCGATTTCGGGCTCTCCGTCTTCTTCAAGCCCG GCGAGCAGTTCAGGGATCTTGTTGGGAGTGCATACTATGTGGCTCCGGAGGTGCTGAAGCGGCGATACGGAGCTGAGGCTGACATTTGGAGTGCTGGAGTTATCCTCTACATTCTCCTCTCCGGCGTTCCTCCATTCTGGGCAG AGAACGAGGAGGGTATATTTGATGCTGTTCTCAAAGGTCACATTGATTTCTCGTCCGATCCCTGGCCATCGATTTCGAATGGGGCTAAAGACTTGGTCAAGAGGATGCTACGGCAGGACCCCAAGGAGCGGCTTACGGCTGCTGAAATTTTGA ATCATCCATGGATTAGAGAGGATGGAGAAGCCCCAGATAAACCACTTGATATTACAGTGATCAGTAGAATGAAGCAGTTCAGGGCGATGAACAAGCTTAAGAAGGTTGCCTTGAAG ATTGTTGCAGAGAGCTTGTCAGAGGAAGAGATCGTGGGCTTAAGAGAAATGTTCAAGTCCCTGGATACTGATAATAGTGGGACAATTACCCTTGATGAACTAAGGGCTGGCTTACCAAAGCTTGGTACCAAAATTACCGAATCAGAGATAAGACAGTTAATGGAGGCG GCTGATGTTGATGGAAATGGGACCATTGATTATGTTGAATTCATATCGGCAACAATGCACATGAATAGACTAGAGAAGGAAGACCACATATTTAAAGCATTCGAATACTTTGACAAGGACCACAGCGG GTACATAACAGTTGATGAGTTGGAAGAAGCTCTGAAGAAGTATGATATGGGTGATGAGGCAACAATCAAAGATATCATTGCTGAAGTGGATACAGATCAT GATGGGAAAATTAACTACCAGGAGTTTGTTGCGATGATGAAGAATAACAGCCCAGAGATTGTTCCAAATCGACGGCGCCTATTTTAA